From Penaeus monodon isolate SGIC_2016 chromosome 6, NSTDA_Pmon_1, whole genome shotgun sequence, the proteins below share one genomic window:
- the LOC119574526 gene encoding heat shock protein Hsp-16.1/Hsp-16.11-like → MENKNATTLNEQKSDESPKSKEDSLLPIAEKGLFFHDSFFEDIRKHFETAIDQILDTWGEAKSVSDLMSSFTRVRERNLQQENQVMAFSEDDQNHKVVLDVHDFKNGDVKVRVEDNHVVVEGQVEKEEGDFKSKKSFCRCFTFPCKVNMEGVTSAMSSDGVLSITAPKIPQAA, encoded by the exons ATGGAGAACAAAAATGCTACCACCCTTAATGAACAGAAATCTGATGAATCTCCTAAAAGCAAAGAGGATTCACTTCTCCCCATCGCTGAGAAGGGACTTTTCTTCCATGATTCCTTCTTCGAGGATATTCGGAAGCACTTTGAGACAGCCATCGACCAAATCCTGGATACGTGGGGAGAAGCCAAATCAGTGAGTGATCTCATGAGTAGCTTCACACGCGTAAGAGAGCGCAATTTGCAACAAGAGAACCAAGTCATGGCCTTCAGCGAAGACGACCAGAATCACAAGG TTGTACTGGATGTTCATGACTTCAAGAATGGGGATGTTAAGGTTAGAGTGGAAGACAACCACGTGGTGGTGGAAGGTcaagtggaaaaggaagagggtgacTTCAAGTCCAAGAAAAGCTTCTGTCGATGTTTCACTTTCCCTTGCAAAGTGAACATGGAGGGCGTGACTTCTGCAATGTCTTCTGATGGCGTCTTGAGTATCACGGCTCCGAAGATTCCACAGGCAGCATAG
- the LOC119574531 gene encoding protein lethal(2)essential for life-like, whose translation MENKNTTTLNEQKPESPNCKKDSLLPIAEKGLFFQDSFFDDIQKQFETAIDQILDAWGEAKSVSDLMSSYRHVRERNLQQENQVMAFSEDDQNHKVVLDVHDFKSGDVKVRVEDNQVVVEGRVEKEEGDFKSMKSFCRRFNFPGKVDMEVVTSAMSSDGVMTITAPKIPQAA comes from the exons ATGGAGAACAAAAATACTACCACCCTCAATGAACAGAAACCAGAATCTCCCAACTGCAAAAAGGATTCACTTCTCCCCATCGCAGAGAAGGGACTTTTCTTCCAAGATTCCTTCTTTGACGATATTCAGAAGCAATTTGAGACAGCCATCGACCAAATCCTGGATGCGTGGGGAGAAGCCAAATCCGTGAGTGATCTGATGAGTAGCTACAGACATGTAAGAGAACGCAATTTGCAGCAAGAGAACCAAGTCATGGCCTTCAGCGAAGACGACCAGAATCACAAG GTTGTGCTGGATGTTCATGACTTCAAGAGTGGAGACGTTAAGGTTAGAGTGGAAGACAatcaggtggtggtggaaggtcgagtggaaaaggaagagggcgaCTTCAAGTCCATGAAAAGCTTCTGTCGACGCTTCAACTTCCCTGGCAAAGTGGATATGGAGGTCGTGACTTCTGCAATGTCTTCTGATGGCGTCATGACTATCACGGCTCCGAAGATTCCACAGGCAGCATAG
- the LOC119574524 gene encoding heat shock protein Hsp-16.1/Hsp-16.11-like: MENKNATTLNEQKPDESPKSKEDSLLPIAEKGLFFHDSFFEDIRKHFETAIDQILDRWGEAKSVSDLMSSFTRVRERNLQQENQVMAFSEDDQNHKVVLDVHDFKNGDVKVRVEDNHVVVEGQVEKEEGDFKSKKSFCRCFTFPCKVNMEGVTSAMSSDGVLSITAPKIPQAA, translated from the exons ATGGAGAACAAAAATGCTACCACCCTTAATGAACAGAAACCTGATGAATCTCCTAAAAGCAAAGAGGATTCACTTCTCCCCATCGCTGAGAAGGGACTTTTCTTCCATGATTCCTTCTTCGAGGATATTCGGAAGCACTTTGAAACAGCCATCGACCAAATCCTGGATAGGTGGGGAGAAGCCAAATCAGTGAGTGATCTCATGAGTAGCTTCACACGCGTAAGAGAGCGCAATTTGCAACAAGAGAACCAAGTCATGGCCTTCAGCGAAGACGACCAGAATCACAAG GTTGTACTGGATGTTCATGACTTCAAGAATGGGGATGTTAAGGTTAGAGTGGAAGACAACCACGTGGTGGTGGAAGGTcaagtggaaaaggaagagggtgacTTCAAGTCCAAGAAAAGCTTCTGTCGATGTTTCACTTTCCCTTGCAAAGTGAACATGGAGGGCGTGACTTCTGCAATGTCTTCTGATGGCGTCTTGAGTATCACGGCTCCGAAGATTCCACAGGCAGCATAG
- the LOC119574544 gene encoding protein lethal(2)essential for life-like, producing MENKNTTTLNEQKPESPNCKKDSLLPIAEKGLFFQDSFFDDIQKQFETAIDQILDAWGEAKSVSDLMSSYRHVRERNLQQENQVMAFSEDDQNHKVVLDVHDFKSGDVKVRVEDNQVVVEGRVEKEEGDFKSMKSFCRRFNFPGKVDMEAVTSAMSSDGV from the exons ATGGAGAACAAAAATACTACCACCCTCAATGAACAGAAACCAGAATCTCCCAACTGCAAAAAGGATTCACTTCTCCCCATCGCAGAGAAGGGACTTTTCTTCCAAGATTCCTTCTTTGACGATATTCAGAAGCAATTTGAGACAGCCATCGACCAAATCCTGGATGCGTGGGGAGAAGCCAAATCCGTGAGTGATCTGATGAGTAGCTACAGACATGTAAGAGAACGCAATTTGCAGCAAGAGAACCAAGTCATGGCCTTCAGCGAAGACGACCAGAATCACAAG GTTGTGCTGGATGTTCATGACTTCAAGAGTGGAGACGTTAAGGTTAGAGTGGAAGACAatcaggtggtggtggaaggtcgagtggaaaaggaagagggcgaCTTCAAGTCCATGAAAAGCTTCTGTCGACGTTTCAACTTCCCAGGCAAAGTGGATATGGAGGCCGTGACTTCTGCAATGTCTTCTGATGGCGTCTGA
- the LOC119574534 gene encoding protein lethal(2)essential for life-like — MENKNTTILAEQKPESSKCKEDSLLPIAERGLFFHDSFFEDIRNHFETAIDQILDRWGEAKSVSDLMSSYRRVRERNLQQEDQVMAFSEDDHNHKVVLDVHDFKSGDVKVRVEDNQVVVEGRVEREEGDFKSMKSFCQRFNFPGKVDMEAVTSAMSSDGVLTVTARKIPQAA, encoded by the exons ATGGAGAACAAAAATACTACCATCCTTGCTGAACAGAAACCAGAATCTTCCAAATGCAAAGAGGATTCACTTCTCCCCATTGCTGAGAGGGGACTTTTCTTCCACGATTCCTTCTTTGAGGATATTCGGAATCACTTTGAGACAGCCATCGACCAAATCCTGGATAGGTGGGGAGAAGCCAAATCCGTGAGTGATCTGATGAGTAGTTATAGACGTGTAAGAGAGCGTAATCTGCAGCAGGAGGACCAAGTCATGGCCTTCAGCGAGGACGACCATAATCACAAG GTTGTACTGGATGTTCATGACTTCAAGAGTGGAGACGTTAAGGTGAGAGTAGAAGACAatcaggtggtggtggaaggtcgagtggaaagggaagagggcgaCTTCAAGTCCATGAAAAGCTTCTGTCAACGTTTCAACTTCCCAGGGAAAGTGGATATGGAGGCCGTGACTTCCGCAATGTCTTCCGATGGTGTTTTGACTGTCACGGCTCGGAAGATTCCACAGGCGGCATAA